Proteins from one Gimesia maris genomic window:
- a CDS encoding HEAT repeat domain-containing protein gives MLQNVRETPLAASLKEKVTRKVPKHLEGLQVYLSRDQWVKNHHWSPELEWKTFQEDSAEYHLAPIEVQRWVFGSVDQNSLLSEISNQQPLTPPEQTTSEPEPKSKPSVPDQTAQSDSNNPTKQQKPESWSFNAFQDYFFDHKNHSSKRSENHGLDKFEALQELSTWDNLAGWNAAILWATLSPATAIEALPTLEKVALELPLRPQNNTKDNSGKSEQPTVSEAMQHAALNAISLVLSQADAIPLETRNRLTQRLQRPDLSLELRSELYLALARFTHPAGIPSLEQSLEISEQNATAPKSLRRAAMQACILHGFWFHTEQKLAAHPDEPRSFNPDEWPANIMQVRWDSDANMRWNFGYWAALIRHPDAETILTSQLRDADLVVQTKAIEHLGMMGSETALQILKEYAQSPAENIRVAAVKGLSSWGPMHLIPLKDDTSSAVRLEVATGLGKTPTAESALHLRSLINDRSSQVQHTVIQAISGWPDDLAVPLLLDGIQEGVYKTRRQSIIQLVDRTGLGGSISIEAPQKERVAAVNDLVQSGQLTGSFWGQLMQQGLKSGQEINQGRAAEIQSYFQNLINQPRESSEYQQAYQELANISPAEVKVLEKLIRETSIEIPGEIYTDLLVNLAPEYAALNQLTSPHITDRREAAQQLFVSSQNISLNPVVVSRLRKLMSHEQDRLVWRIVMSAVEKDNYDEAAQLALLAINHNWPDIRILGCEYFGSHGLPQYANWLLPLLDDKNHTVQLAAIRAIGKCHNPIAISGIQKPGESQNPSPSLRSLLTHSNRRVRFETVVALSRLGDFAGMQELLRISNDTQVAMKNEAVQEMGNSGQTRFVEPLIQMAWTERNNSTLKEILNSLDKLVPDSEQPADLNPQQDRSDQAKIWMNWWQTQHSGQGSRLFTGR, from the coding sequence ATGCTGCAAAACGTGCGAGAAACTCCGTTAGCTGCATCCCTGAAAGAGAAAGTGACACGAAAAGTACCAAAACACCTGGAAGGCTTACAGGTTTATCTTTCTCGTGATCAGTGGGTCAAAAATCATCACTGGTCTCCGGAACTGGAATGGAAGACCTTTCAGGAGGACAGCGCAGAGTATCATCTCGCACCGATTGAGGTACAACGCTGGGTATTTGGATCGGTTGACCAGAACTCTCTGTTAAGTGAAATCAGTAATCAGCAACCATTGACTCCCCCTGAACAGACGACTTCAGAACCTGAGCCCAAATCCAAACCATCAGTACCCGATCAGACAGCACAATCTGACTCGAATAATCCAACAAAACAGCAGAAACCGGAAAGCTGGTCATTTAACGCGTTTCAGGATTATTTCTTCGATCATAAAAACCATAGTTCAAAACGATCAGAGAATCACGGACTCGACAAATTTGAAGCATTGCAGGAATTATCAACGTGGGATAATCTGGCCGGCTGGAACGCGGCGATTCTCTGGGCTACCTTATCGCCTGCAACGGCCATTGAGGCACTGCCAACCCTCGAGAAAGTGGCTCTGGAACTCCCACTGCGACCACAGAATAATACTAAAGATAATTCCGGTAAATCAGAGCAGCCTACAGTATCAGAGGCAATGCAACATGCTGCCTTGAATGCGATCTCTCTGGTACTGTCTCAAGCCGATGCGATTCCACTCGAGACACGGAATCGATTAACCCAGCGACTTCAGCGTCCTGACCTTTCCCTTGAACTGAGAAGCGAACTCTATCTTGCCCTGGCCCGATTCACGCATCCTGCTGGAATCCCCTCTCTGGAACAGTCGCTGGAAATCAGTGAGCAAAATGCAACTGCACCGAAATCATTGAGACGAGCAGCAATGCAAGCCTGTATTCTACATGGTTTCTGGTTTCATACTGAACAAAAGCTGGCGGCCCATCCTGATGAACCTCGTAGTTTCAACCCCGACGAATGGCCTGCCAATATCATGCAGGTTCGCTGGGACTCCGATGCAAATATGCGTTGGAACTTTGGTTACTGGGCCGCATTAATTCGCCATCCTGATGCTGAAACAATTCTCACCTCTCAACTGAGAGATGCAGATCTGGTAGTTCAGACTAAAGCCATCGAACACCTGGGAATGATGGGATCGGAAACAGCACTGCAAATTCTCAAAGAGTATGCGCAAAGTCCTGCAGAGAATATTCGTGTTGCTGCAGTAAAAGGTCTCAGTTCCTGGGGGCCGATGCATCTTATCCCTCTCAAAGACGATACATCCTCCGCTGTCAGACTTGAAGTCGCCACAGGCCTGGGAAAAACTCCAACTGCTGAATCCGCGCTTCATCTGCGATCATTGATCAATGATCGCAGTTCTCAGGTACAGCATACTGTTATTCAAGCCATTTCAGGCTGGCCAGATGATCTTGCCGTACCATTACTGCTGGATGGGATCCAGGAAGGAGTCTATAAAACACGTCGCCAAAGCATTATACAACTCGTTGACCGGACAGGCCTGGGCGGATCAATCTCCATCGAAGCCCCGCAAAAAGAACGCGTTGCTGCTGTCAATGACCTGGTTCAGAGTGGCCAGCTCACGGGAAGTTTCTGGGGACAGCTCATGCAACAGGGACTTAAGTCCGGGCAGGAAATCAATCAGGGCCGCGCTGCCGAAATTCAGTCCTATTTTCAAAACCTGATCAACCAACCTCGCGAATCATCTGAATATCAACAGGCCTACCAGGAACTTGCTAACATCAGTCCTGCCGAAGTTAAAGTGCTGGAGAAACTGATCAGAGAAACTTCAATCGAAATCCCCGGTGAAATTTATACTGATTTACTGGTTAACCTGGCTCCTGAATATGCTGCATTGAATCAACTGACCAGTCCCCACATCACAGATCGACGCGAAGCCGCACAACAGTTATTTGTCAGTTCACAGAACATATCATTGAACCCGGTGGTTGTATCTCGCCTGCGAAAGCTGATGTCACACGAACAGGATCGGCTGGTCTGGCGAATTGTGATGTCAGCTGTTGAAAAAGACAACTACGATGAAGCTGCGCAACTGGCATTGCTGGCAATCAATCATAACTGGCCTGACATCCGAATCCTGGGTTGTGAGTATTTTGGTTCTCATGGATTACCCCAGTATGCAAACTGGCTGCTCCCATTGCTGGATGATAAGAACCACACGGTTCAGCTGGCTGCCATCAGGGCGATCGGCAAGTGCCACAACCCGATTGCGATCTCTGGAATACAGAAACCAGGCGAAAGCCAGAATCCCTCGCCTTCACTTCGTTCTCTACTGACTCACTCAAATCGACGTGTACGCTTCGAAACGGTGGTAGCGCTCAGTCGGCTGGGTGATTTTGCCGGTATGCAGGAACTGCTGCGAATCTCAAATGACACTCAGGTTGCGATGAAAAATGAAGCCGTACAGGAAATGGGTAATTCCGGACAGACACGTTTTGTAGAACCTCTGATCCAGATGGCCTGGACCGAGCGAAACAACTCTACGCTCAAAGAAATCTTGAACAGCCTTGATAAACTGGTACCAGACTCGGAGCAGCCAGCTGATCTGAACCCGCAACAGGACCGGTCAGATCAGGCTAAAATCTGGATGAACTGGTGGCAAACACAACACTCTGGACAAGGTTCGCGACTGTTTACAGGGCGTTAA
- a CDS encoding STAS domain-containing protein has product MANYHDDFQLEWHGNTVVIIPASNVESMSWDLIEQAADIVMAPLQEVEIPMVVFDLSDVSYFGSVFLALLLRCHKHVRSRGGELVLCGASKMANELLRITALDTLWAIYETRDEALDALMG; this is encoded by the coding sequence ATGGCTAACTACCACGACGACTTTCAACTGGAATGGCATGGAAATACGGTCGTAATCATTCCTGCGAGCAATGTCGAGTCAATGAGCTGGGATCTGATTGAACAGGCCGCTGATATTGTCATGGCACCGCTGCAGGAAGTCGAAATCCCGATGGTCGTCTTCGACCTGAGTGATGTCAGTTATTTCGGCTCCGTGTTTCTGGCACTGCTGCTGCGCTGTCACAAACATGTTCGCAGCCGAGGAGGAGAGTTAGTATTATGTGGTGCCAGTAAGATGGCCAACGAACTCTTGCGTATCACTGCACTGGACACACTCTGGGCTATTTACGAGACCAGAGATGAAGCACTGGATGCCCTGATGGGCTGA
- a CDS encoding TIGR00730 family Rossman fold protein codes for MSRKYRKTRPGVSESDVLPTEHSSELYPHQSIVASIKETADKLKQDQATRGDLKILDRALKELRYAFKVFTPYRKQRKVTVFGSARTNPDDPSYQQALQFGRRMAEEKWMIVTGAGPGIMEAAHVGAGTDMSMGVNIMLPFEQEPNYVIHKDEKLVNLNYFFTRKLLFVKEVHAIVCCAGGFGTLDEAFETLTLVQTGKRDPMPIVLLDAPGGSYWKDWEEFLKNNLLKQELISKEDLSLFHVTDDLEDAVDEVIGFYSVYNSMRYVKGRLVLRLHVEPSNEFIEKLNDEFKDILDSGIITKVKAHELEKDDEHLADLPRISLIFNRKNLGRLRQLIDRINTELGPQSSEEAEEEE; via the coding sequence ATGTCGAGGAAATATCGTAAAACACGCCCCGGCGTCTCAGAATCTGATGTATTACCAACTGAACACAGTTCGGAACTTTATCCGCATCAGTCTATCGTTGCCAGCATCAAAGAGACGGCCGATAAACTCAAACAGGACCAGGCCACCCGCGGCGACCTGAAAATCCTGGACCGGGCCCTGAAGGAATTACGGTATGCTTTCAAGGTTTTCACTCCCTATCGAAAACAGCGCAAAGTCACCGTCTTTGGTTCTGCCCGCACAAACCCCGACGATCCTTCCTATCAGCAGGCGTTGCAGTTTGGACGGAGAATGGCGGAAGAAAAATGGATGATTGTTACAGGTGCCGGCCCCGGAATCATGGAAGCTGCCCATGTCGGCGCGGGAACCGACATGTCGATGGGCGTCAATATCATGCTGCCCTTCGAGCAGGAGCCCAACTACGTAATCCATAAAGACGAAAAACTGGTCAACTTAAACTACTTCTTCACTCGAAAACTCCTGTTCGTCAAAGAAGTCCATGCGATTGTCTGCTGTGCAGGCGGATTTGGGACCCTCGACGAAGCATTTGAGACTCTGACACTCGTTCAGACGGGAAAACGCGATCCTATGCCGATCGTACTGCTGGATGCTCCGGGAGGATCTTACTGGAAAGACTGGGAAGAATTCCTTAAAAACAATCTCTTAAAACAGGAATTAATCTCCAAAGAAGACCTGTCTCTTTTTCATGTCACAGACGACTTGGAAGACGCCGTTGATGAAGTGATCGGTTTTTACAGCGTTTATAACAGTATGCGATATGTCAAAGGGCGGCTCGTACTTCGCCTGCATGTCGAACCCAGTAATGAATTCATTGAGAAACTGAATGATGAATTCAAGGATATTCTTGATTCCGGGATTATCACAAAAGTCAAAGCACACGAGCTGGAAAAGGACGATGAGCACCTCGCCGATCTGCCGCGCATTTCCCTAATATTCAATCGCAAGAATCTCGGCCGATTGCGACAGTTGATTGATCGCATCAACACCGAACTGGGTCCGCAGAGTTCTGAAGAAGCGGAAGAGGAAGAGTAG
- a CDS encoding RNA polymerase sigma factor: MTTDIEILVQEIKSGSEPALLTFLERHRAPLLAFINKNMSDALKSKVEAADILQEVSLNAVDSFKSMDFEQKPPFNWLCHLAERRIIDNHRKYFQVQKRAAGREARQPVSAEGAGQGFMDLLVASITSPSQAFSRGAREMKLLLALERLPEEAREAIRLKYVEGIPTKEIAEQLDKSEVAVRVMISRSMVKLQELLKHEDEFKSLLG, encoded by the coding sequence ATGACGACTGATATCGAGATTCTGGTTCAGGAGATCAAGTCGGGGAGTGAGCCGGCTTTGCTGACTTTTCTGGAACGGCATCGGGCTCCTTTACTGGCATTCATTAATAAAAATATGAGTGATGCCCTCAAATCTAAAGTGGAAGCGGCTGACATCCTGCAGGAAGTCTCATTGAATGCCGTCGATTCATTTAAGAGCATGGACTTCGAACAGAAACCTCCATTCAACTGGTTATGCCACCTCGCAGAACGCCGGATTATTGACAACCATCGGAAATACTTTCAGGTTCAGAAACGTGCAGCCGGACGCGAGGCCAGGCAACCGGTCTCTGCTGAAGGTGCAGGGCAGGGGTTTATGGATTTGCTGGTTGCCAGTATCACCAGTCCCAGCCAGGCATTTTCCCGTGGGGCCCGGGAAATGAAGCTGCTGCTCGCTTTAGAGAGACTGCCTGAAGAAGCCAGGGAAGCAATTCGCCTGAAATATGTAGAGGGGATTCCGACAAAAGAGATTGCAGAGCAACTGGATAAATCTGAAGTTGCCGTCCGTGTGATGATCAGCCGGTCGATGGTCAAGCTTCAGGAACTGCTGAAGCACGAAGATGAATTCAAAAGTCTGCTTGGATAA
- a CDS encoding serine/threonine-protein kinase encodes MIDALTQAMERFVSDWESRQSPPNLEDYVSVVDPQHRFLLIELIKIDLEFRWQQFNFPKRILEYLDDFPILEEPEVPVDLLYEEFHLRRQNGFEVDPAEYIGLISTANSQLGQLFELDHAYSTTKMLNHPPLQVFKQFQPGDCVDDFELLTLLGKGAFAKVFQARQNSMQRIVALKISEDSSDEPQTLAQLDHDNIVRVFDQRLLTDQKIRLLYMQYLPGGTLQSVVEIVRNTAPDERSGRILVNALDQSLDLRGESRPAESLTYQKFQTLSWSESICWLGIRLAQALHYAHQKGVLHRDIKPANVLLTAEGIPKLADFNISFSSHVSGTTPAAYFGGSLAYMSPEQLEAYDPTDARLPESLDERSDLYSLGLMLSELLTGTRPFHDPSIQSSWSDLLKQMIQQRKTGISLAAYPQHLPSDCPEHLVSVLQKCLAPDPAHRWRSGAELASQLELCLNPRAQQILFPASKSWFTILKGWEVPLVVLIVAIPNILAGIFNFFHNQKHIVEHLKNSQDAFWKIQSAINMIAYPTGLGLIGWLTWLLLRFAADSETDPQSDLQKSIVMQKRCLRLGHYAALICTAEWIIAGIAYPISMHYAIGSLPATAYIHFLGSLILCGLIAASYPFFGVTYFSLHTIYPRLIQNSDFTQLAPDSYQQLKRLSWVYLIMAFLVPTLSIASLAMINLNDKIAIGILTVAGTLGAVSIFRIFQTLQADLDALEELSRRVHSSLK; translated from the coding sequence GTGATTGATGCACTGACTCAGGCCATGGAACGGTTTGTCAGTGATTGGGAATCCCGCCAGTCCCCACCCAATTTGGAGGACTATGTGTCTGTCGTTGATCCTCAACACCGATTTCTACTGATCGAGCTGATAAAAATTGATCTGGAATTTCGCTGGCAACAGTTTAATTTTCCCAAAAGAATTCTGGAATACCTCGACGATTTTCCCATTCTGGAAGAACCAGAGGTCCCTGTCGATTTGCTGTATGAGGAATTCCACCTCCGCCGTCAAAATGGTTTCGAAGTCGACCCTGCTGAATATATTGGCTTAATTTCCACGGCCAACTCACAGCTTGGACAACTGTTTGAGCTCGACCATGCTTACAGCACGACAAAAATGCTAAATCATCCCCCGCTGCAGGTATTCAAACAGTTTCAACCGGGGGATTGCGTTGATGACTTTGAGCTGTTAACACTTCTAGGCAAAGGTGCCTTCGCTAAAGTTTTTCAGGCAAGACAAAATTCCATGCAGCGGATTGTGGCGCTGAAAATATCCGAAGATTCCAGTGATGAACCACAAACACTTGCCCAACTGGATCATGACAACATCGTACGCGTCTTCGACCAGCGATTGCTGACTGATCAGAAAATCCGACTGCTCTATATGCAGTACCTGCCTGGAGGCACTTTGCAGTCAGTCGTCGAGATTGTTCGCAATACGGCTCCTGATGAACGCTCGGGAAGAATTCTGGTAAATGCACTCGATCAGTCTCTGGATCTAAGAGGAGAGTCAAGACCTGCTGAATCGTTAACTTATCAGAAATTTCAAACATTATCCTGGTCGGAATCGATCTGCTGGCTGGGCATCCGACTGGCTCAGGCTTTGCACTATGCACATCAAAAGGGAGTCTTACACAGGGATATCAAACCTGCCAATGTTCTGCTGACCGCCGAAGGCATTCCAAAACTTGCCGACTTCAATATCAGTTTCAGTTCCCATGTCAGTGGTACAACTCCAGCCGCTTATTTTGGAGGCAGCCTGGCGTACATGTCTCCGGAACAACTCGAAGCCTACGACCCCACGGATGCAAGACTCCCTGAAAGCCTGGACGAACGCAGCGATCTGTATTCGCTGGGACTCATGCTGTCAGAACTCTTAACGGGAACCCGTCCTTTCCACGATCCCTCAATCCAATCCAGCTGGTCCGATCTGCTGAAACAGATGATCCAGCAGCGTAAAACGGGAATCTCATTAGCTGCCTACCCTCAACACCTGCCTTCCGACTGCCCGGAGCATCTGGTTTCAGTTCTGCAAAAATGCCTGGCTCCCGATCCGGCTCACCGCTGGCGTTCAGGCGCGGAACTTGCCAGCCAACTGGAACTCTGCCTGAATCCCCGGGCACAGCAGATCCTGTTCCCCGCGTCGAAAAGCTGGTTTACAATACTCAAAGGCTGGGAAGTTCCGCTCGTCGTCCTCATTGTGGCAATCCCAAATATTCTGGCGGGCATCTTCAACTTCTTTCACAACCAGAAACATATTGTCGAACACCTAAAAAATTCACAGGATGCCTTCTGGAAAATTCAATCTGCAATCAATATGATCGCCTATCCGACAGGACTTGGCTTGATTGGCTGGCTAACCTGGCTCCTATTGCGGTTTGCCGCTGATAGTGAAACAGATCCTCAGTCAGATCTGCAAAAAAGCATCGTCATGCAGAAACGCTGCCTGCGACTGGGACATTATGCAGCCTTAATCTGTACGGCGGAGTGGATCATTGCCGGAATCGCATATCCGATCAGTATGCATTATGCGATTGGTTCACTGCCCGCTACCGCGTATATTCATTTCCTGGGCTCACTAATCCTGTGCGGCCTGATCGCTGCCAGCTATCCTTTCTTTGGCGTCACCTATTTCAGTCTGCATACCATCTACCCTCGCTTGATTCAGAACTCGGACTTCACTCAGTTAGCACCGGATTCCTATCAGCAACTCAAACGTTTGAGCTGGGTTTACCTGATCATGGCATTCCTGGTGCCAACACTCAGTATCGCTTCGCTGGCAATGATCAACCTGAATGATAAAATCGCGATCGGCATTCTCACTGTAGCCGGTACCCTGGGAGCGGTCAGTATCTTTCGTATATTTCAGACCCTGCAGGCAGATCTGGATGCACTTGAGGAACTCTCCAGGCGTGTCCACTCCTCTCTGAAATAA
- the eno gene encoding phosphopyruvate hydratase, with amino-acid sequence MTQIEYVHARELFDSRGNPTVEVEICCAGSRCGRAIVPSGASTGKFEAVELRDQDADRFDGLGVSQAVENVRREIAAALIGQDASNQSGIDAILCELDGTENKSRLGANAILGASLATAYAAAESQGQTPVERFAEIWSDYISSGFAEESEQTQRTNLLARSMSLPLPMVNMISGGLHAGRNLDFQDFLILPVGATSYRQAFEWIVTIYRRLGQILNKTGHEGSLVGDEGGYGPKLSCNSEAVKYVVAAIEASGLNPGEDVAIGLDVASTHFYDAETDTYHLNATGDEALSSDDVIDMLERWVDTYPIISIEDGLAEDDWSGWKKLTDRLGHRVQLIGDDLFVTNPKRLQQGIESQTANSVLIKLNQIGTLTETLETLKMAINYGYWPVVSARSGETEDTTIADLVVATGAGQLKVGSVGRSERLAKYNQLLRLEESLSDRAPYHGGGIFSSLRSR; translated from the coding sequence ATGACGCAAATTGAGTACGTCCACGCACGCGAATTATTTGACAGTCGTGGTAATCCGACAGTGGAGGTTGAGATCTGTTGTGCCGGTTCTCGTTGCGGACGTGCCATTGTTCCCAGCGGTGCCAGTACCGGAAAATTTGAAGCCGTTGAGTTACGCGATCAGGATGCGGATCGATTTGATGGTTTAGGTGTCAGTCAGGCAGTCGAAAATGTCAGGCGGGAAATCGCTGCTGCATTGATCGGACAGGATGCTTCGAACCAGAGTGGCATTGATGCAATTCTCTGTGAACTGGATGGGACAGAGAATAAATCCCGCTTAGGCGCGAATGCGATTCTGGGGGCTTCACTGGCAACCGCTTACGCCGCTGCGGAGTCCCAGGGGCAGACTCCAGTCGAGCGATTTGCTGAAATCTGGTCTGATTATATCAGTTCCGGCTTTGCAGAAGAATCGGAGCAGACCCAGCGGACGAATCTTCTGGCCCGGTCCATGTCTCTTCCTCTACCGATGGTCAATATGATTTCCGGGGGGCTGCACGCCGGTCGCAATCTGGATTTTCAGGACTTTCTGATTCTGCCTGTCGGCGCAACTTCCTATCGGCAGGCCTTTGAGTGGATTGTGACAATCTATCGCCGACTGGGACAGATTCTTAATAAGACCGGGCATGAAGGATCCCTCGTCGGTGACGAAGGCGGTTATGGTCCGAAATTAAGTTGCAACAGCGAGGCAGTGAAATATGTTGTTGCTGCCATTGAGGCTTCAGGACTGAACCCCGGTGAAGATGTAGCGATTGGACTCGATGTGGCCAGTACCCACTTCTATGATGCTGAGACCGACACCTACCATCTGAATGCGACGGGAGATGAAGCATTATCATCTGATGACGTAATTGATATGCTGGAACGCTGGGTCGACACGTATCCAATCATCAGTATTGAAGACGGTCTGGCAGAAGATGACTGGTCTGGCTGGAAGAAACTGACCGATAGACTGGGGCATCGCGTTCAACTGATTGGTGATGATCTGTTTGTGACCAACCCGAAACGACTGCAGCAGGGAATTGAAAGCCAGACAGCAAACAGTGTTCTGATTAAGCTGAATCAGATTGGAACACTGACCGAAACTCTGGAAACATTGAAGATGGCCATTAATTATGGTTACTGGCCTGTGGTTTCTGCCAGAAGCGGTGAAACAGAAGATACGACTATTGCCGATCTAGTTGTCGCTACGGGAGCAGGGCAACTCAAGGTTGGTTCGGTAGGACGCAGTGAGCGGCTGGCAAAGTATAATCAACTGTTGCGGCTGGAAGAGTCTCTCTCTGACAGGGCTCCGTATCATGGCGGAGGAATTTTTTCCAGTTTGCGATCCCGATAG
- a CDS encoding phosphotransferase family protein produces MIQEITAANAIDYLKKRGQLSTGEDAVAEALAWGVSNIVIRIDRQAGDDFVIKQSRKQLRTQAEWFSQLERIWRELEVMQELQNLLPAGVVPRVLFEDRENYLFAMEAIDKDHKVWKAELLDGIFDLSIASRLGKYLGAIHRLSFDNQSLQERWGDWIIFDQLRIDPFYRFIVKAHPEIKDWVNDLIAEMESNRICLVLADFSPKNILISGNQVHLVDFETAHYGDPAFDLGFFLSHLMLKAVYFGERGTDCIQLVECFWDQYLSEIAPLSESRNKEAEKMQQQELERRTIRHLAACMLSRVDGKSTVDYLGEPGLQDRVRSFSLSLILDPPSTIHQATLRLSELQKS; encoded by the coding sequence ATGATACAGGAGATAACGGCTGCAAATGCCATCGATTACTTGAAAAAGAGGGGGCAGTTATCCACAGGGGAAGACGCTGTCGCTGAGGCACTTGCCTGGGGGGTTTCAAACATAGTCATACGTATAGACCGCCAGGCCGGCGATGATTTTGTCATCAAGCAGTCGCGGAAGCAACTGCGAACTCAAGCGGAGTGGTTCAGTCAGCTGGAACGGATCTGGCGCGAGTTAGAAGTGATGCAGGAACTTCAGAATCTACTACCGGCTGGCGTCGTTCCCCGTGTCCTGTTTGAGGATCGGGAGAACTATCTTTTTGCAATGGAAGCCATCGATAAGGATCATAAGGTCTGGAAAGCAGAATTACTGGATGGAATATTTGACCTCTCGATTGCTTCAAGATTGGGAAAGTACCTGGGGGCCATTCATCGATTGAGCTTTGACAACCAGTCATTACAAGAACGATGGGGAGACTGGATCATCTTTGATCAACTTCGCATTGATCCGTTTTATCGGTTCATTGTCAAAGCTCATCCGGAAATAAAAGACTGGGTGAATGATCTGATCGCCGAAATGGAAAGCAATCGTATCTGCCTTGTTCTGGCTGATTTCAGTCCCAAAAATATTCTGATTTCTGGAAACCAGGTTCATCTCGTCGATTTTGAAACGGCTCATTATGGAGATCCTGCATTTGATCTGGGCTTCTTTCTGAGTCATCTGATGTTGAAAGCTGTCTACTTTGGCGAGAGGGGTACAGATTGTATTCAACTCGTGGAATGCTTCTGGGATCAGTATCTGTCTGAAATAGCTCCTTTGTCAGAATCCAGAAATAAGGAAGCTGAAAAAATGCAGCAGCAGGAACTGGAGCGTCGTACGATCCGCCATCTGGCAGCATGTATGTTGTCTCGCGTTGATGGCAAAAGCACGGTCGACTACCTCGGTGAACCAGGTTTGCAGGATCGGGTTCGCTCGTTTTCGCTCTCGTTGATCCTTGATCCACCGTCTACGATTCATCAAGCCACGTTAAGATTAAGTGAGCTGCAGAAATCCTGA
- a CDS encoding PIG-L deacetylase family protein codes for MTLILRNTICSTLFLTLSFLCHIPSLQADEETPLRIICFGAHPDDAEYKNGGTAALWAQQGHKVKLVSVTNGDIGHFEMAGGTLAQRRAAEVKAAGKILGVESEVLDIHDGELLPTLENRKKIVKLIREWNADLVISHRPWDYHPDHRYVGVLVQDAAFMVTVPYFCPDIPRLKKNPVFMYSSDGFQKPYPFRPDVVVAVDNVFDQKLKAVAQLVSQSLEGGAGGSPERAAKVPPADPPELRIEFLRPAWSRRQSSEANKYRTELINIYGEEVGKQVKFAESFELCEYGSKPNKKMLLKLFPIQASIPVTEK; via the coding sequence ATGACGCTGATCCTGAGAAATACAATTTGCTCTACACTTTTCCTGACGCTCTCTTTTTTATGCCACATTCCATCACTCCAGGCAGACGAGGAGACACCGTTACGCATCATCTGTTTTGGTGCTCATCCTGATGATGCGGAATACAAAAATGGTGGAACAGCAGCACTCTGGGCGCAACAGGGTCATAAAGTGAAACTGGTCTCAGTGACAAACGGAGACATTGGCCACTTCGAGATGGCAGGTGGTACACTAGCCCAGCGCAGAGCTGCCGAGGTCAAAGCGGCAGGAAAGATTTTGGGAGTCGAATCGGAAGTATTAGATATTCACGATGGAGAATTACTGCCGACTCTGGAGAACCGCAAGAAAATCGTCAAACTGATTCGGGAGTGGAATGCAGACCTCGTCATCTCGCATCGCCCCTGGGATTATCACCCAGACCATCGGTACGTCGGAGTACTTGTCCAGGATGCCGCATTTATGGTTACCGTGCCTTACTTCTGTCCTGATATCCCTCGTCTCAAGAAAAATCCAGTCTTCATGTACTCCAGTGACGGTTTCCAGAAACCCTATCCGTTTCGACCGGATGTGGTCGTTGCCGTTGATAATGTATTCGATCAGAAACTGAAAGCAGTTGCACAACTTGTATCTCAATCACTGGAGGGAGGAGCTGGCGGCAGTCCGGAACGTGCTGCCAAAGTCCCCCCTGCTGATCCACCAGAACTGCGAATCGAATTTCTTCGTCCTGCCTGGTCTCGCCGTCAATCATCAGAAGCGAATAAATACCGCACGGAACTGATCAACATCTATGGAGAAGAAGTCGGGAAGCAGGTCAAATTTGCGGAATCATTTGAACTCTGCGAGTATGGTTCAAAACCAAACAAAAAGATGCTATTGAAGCTGTTCCCCATTCAGGCTTCCATCCCGGTTACTGAAAAATAA